A portion of the Carassius carassius chromosome 42, fCarCar2.1, whole genome shotgun sequence genome contains these proteins:
- the LOC132124346 gene encoding meteorin-like, with amino-acid sequence MEVLGFRDVAIWISFLTGFTMASYSEDQCSWRGSGLSQAVKNVEQVWLRCAEGSVEWLYPAGALRLTLSPRLQWSAMGPGKSSRSPVSACIKPDQHWGGAQLYLERDGVLELLVGDETSEPSGPAHVRCFSAMPGERPALFLQATPHQDISRRIAAFRYELRGDWMAQPSLNSEPIGSEGVCRPCNNTEILMAVCTSDFVVRGNIRSVDTDSHLKAAVIKVSATQVFRQKFALFPESGRLTRSGEIRTALLCGVRPGAGSFLFTGRVHFGEAWLGCAPRYKDFLKVYEQAKQSLMIPCTLIND; translated from the exons ATGGAGGTTTTGGGCTTTAGGGATGTTGCGATTTGGATTTCCTTCCTGACGGGTTTCACGATGGCCAGTTACTCGGAAGACCAGTGCAGCTGGAGGGGAAG TGGTCTCTCTCAGGCGGTGAAGAACGTGGAGCAGGTTTGGTTGAGGTGTGCGGAGGGCTCTGTGGAGTGGCTGTACCCCGCTGGAGCGCTGCGTCTCACCCTGTCCCCCAGACTGCAGTGGAGCGCCATGGGTCCCGGCAAGTCCAGCAGGAGCCCGGTGTCGGCCTGCATCAAGCCGGATCAGCACTGGGGCGGGGCTCAGCTCTACCTGGAGCGGGACGGAGTCCTGGAGCTTCTGGTGGGAGACGAGACCTCCGAGCCGTCCGGTCCGGCCCATGTGCGCTGCTTCAGTGCCATGCCTGGAGAACGACCGGCTCTCTTCCTGCAAGCCACACCTCACCAGGACATAAGCAGACGCATCGCAGCATTTCGCTATGAGCTGAGGGGGGATTGGATGGCACAGCCGTCACTCAACTCGGAACCAATCGGCAGCGAAG gaGTCTGCAGGCCATGCAATAACACTGAGATCCTGATGGCTGTGTGCACTAGTGACTTTG TGGTCCGAGGAAACATCCGTTCAGTGGATACAGACTCACATCTGAAAGCGGCAGTGATCAAAGTGAGCGCGACGCAGGTTTTCCGTCAGAAGTTTGCGCTGTTCCCTGAATCGGGGCGTCTGACGCGGTCGGGTGAGATCCGTACGGCTCTGCTGTGTGGCGTTCGGCCCGGCGCGGGCAGCTTCCTGTTTACCGGCCGCGTTCACTTTGGGGAGGCATGGCTCGGCTGTGCTCCACGCTATAAAGACTTCCTGAAGGTGTATGAGCAGGCCAAACAATCTCTGATGATCCCCTGCACTCTGATCAACGACTGA
- the LOC132124374 gene encoding C-reactive protein-like translates to MMLVPVVLFLGLLSLTPAATEVGLGGKVLLFPYETDFSYVKLTPKQPLGLTAFTLCMRVATELQGERQIILFAYRTPDFDELNVWREKDGRVSFYLSGDGAFFHLPHLSTFRTHLCLTWASRTGLTAFWVDGRRSAFQLHKPGHSIHPQGTAVLGQDPDKHLGDFETVQSFAGELTDLNMWDYALTGNQIKALYLNHAQRVPRGNLFDWSTIEYEIKGNVLVVQDD, encoded by the exons ATGATGTTGGTGCCAGTGGTTTTATTCCTCGGTCTGCTCTCTCTGACACCAGCAGCTACTGAAG TGGGTCTCGGTGGTAAAGTGCTTCTGTTCCCGTATGAGACTGATTTCAGTTATGTTAAACTCACACCTAAGCAGCCACTGGGCCTTACAGCGTTCACGCTCTGCATGCGCGTCGCGACGGAGCTCCAGGGCGAGCGTCAGATCATTCTGTTCGCCTACAGGACGCCCGACTTCGACGAGCTCAACGTGTGGAGAGAGAAAGACGGTCGTGTGTCCTTCTACCTCAGCGGCGACGGGGCGTTTTTCCACCTGCCGCATCTCTCCACCTTCCGGACTCACCTGTGCCTCACCTGGGCCTCGCGCACCGGACTCACGGCCTTCTGGGTGGACGGACGCCGCAGCGCATTTCAGCTGCATAAACCGGGTCACAGCATCCACCCGCAGGGCACCGCTGTTCTCGGACAGGACCCCGACAAACACCTGGGCGACTTCGAGACGGTGCAGAGCTTCGCCGGCGAGCTCACGGACCTGAACATGTGGGACTACGCCCTAACCGGAAACCAGATCAAAGCGCTGTATCTGAACCACGCGCAGCGCGTGCCGAGAGGAAACCTGTTCGACTGGAGCACCATCGAATATGAGATCAAAGGAAACGTGCTGGTCGTGCAAGATGATTGA
- the LOC132124376 gene encoding C-reactive protein-like isoform X1: protein MLVPVGLFVCLLSLTSAATEVGLGGKILFFPNKTDYSYVKLTPEKRLSLSAFTLCMRVVTELPGQREIILFAYRTQKYDELNVWREKDGRVSFDLSNGRLKTDLPPLSTFRTHVCVTWESVTGLSAFWVDGRRSSYQLYKKGHSVRPGGTVLLGQDPDNYLGGFDKNQSFVGEITDVHMWDYVLPGSQIRLVYANQEPYVPMGNVFHWNTIKYEIKGDVLVVKNN, encoded by the exons ATGTTGGTGCCAGTGGGTTTATTTGTCTGTCTGCTTTCTCTGACATCAGCGGCTACTGAAG tgGGTCTCGGtggtaaaatacttttttttccaaacaaGACTGACTACAGTTATGTTAAACTCACTCCTGAAAAGCGACTGAGTCTTTCAGCATTTACTCTGTGCATGCGTGTTGTGACAGAGCTCCCGGGCCAGAGAGAGATCATTCTGTTCGCCTACCGCACACAGAAGTATGACGAGCTCAACGTGTGGAGAGAGAAAGACGGCCGTGTGTCCTTTGACCTCAGCAACGGTAGATTGAAGACTGACCTGCCTCCTCTCTCCACCTTCCGGACCCACGTGTGCGTCACCTGGGAATCTGTGACTGGTCTTTCTGCCTTCTGGGTGGATGGACGTCGCAGCTCATACCAGCTGTATAAAAAAGGTCACTCAGTTCGTCCTGGTGGCACTGTCCTGCTCGGTCAAGACCCTGATAACTACCTGGGTGGCTTTGATAAGAATCAGAGCTTTGTAGGAGAAATTACAGATGTGCACATGTGGGATTATGTTCTCCCTGGCAGTCAGATAAGGTTAGTTTATGCAAACCAGGAACCATATGTGCCGATGGGAAATGTGTTCCACTGGAACACCATCAAATATGAGATTAAAGGAGATGTACTAGTGGTGAAAAATAATTGA
- the LOC132124376 gene encoding C-reactive protein-like isoform X2, with translation MFVEVGLFFCLLSVTPVATEVGLGGKILFFPNKTDYSYVKLTPEKRLSLSAFTLCMRVVTELPGQREIILFAYRTQKYDELNVWREKDGRVSFDLSNGRLKTDLPPLSTFRTHVCVTWESVTGLSAFWVDGRRSSYQLYKKGHSVRPGGTVLLGQDPDNYLGGFDKNQSFVGEITDVHMWDYVLPGSQIRLVYANQEPYVPMGNVFHWNTIKYEIKGDVLVVKNN, from the exons ATGTTTGTGGAAGTGGGTTTATTTTTCTGTCTGCTCTCTGTGACACCAGTGGCTACTGAAG tgGGTCTCGGtggtaaaatacttttttttccaaacaaGACTGACTACAGTTATGTTAAACTCACTCCTGAAAAGCGACTGAGTCTTTCAGCATTTACTCTGTGCATGCGTGTTGTGACAGAGCTCCCGGGCCAGAGAGAGATCATTCTGTTCGCCTACCGCACACAGAAGTATGACGAGCTCAACGTGTGGAGAGAGAAAGACGGCCGTGTGTCCTTTGACCTCAGCAACGGTAGATTGAAGACTGACCTGCCTCCTCTCTCCACCTTCCGGACCCACGTGTGCGTCACCTGGGAATCTGTGACTGGTCTTTCTGCCTTCTGGGTGGATGGACGTCGCAGCTCATACCAGCTGTATAAAAAAGGTCACTCAGTTCGTCCTGGTGGCACTGTCCTGCTCGGTCAAGACCCTGATAACTACCTGGGTGGCTTTGATAAGAATCAGAGCTTTGTAGGAGAAATTACAGATGTGCACATGTGGGATTATGTTCTCCCTGGCAGTCAGATAAGGTTAGTTTATGCAAACCAGGAACCATATGTGCCGATGGGAAATGTGTTCCACTGGAACACCATCAAATATGAGATTAAAGGAGATGTACTAGTGGTGAAAAATAATTGA
- the LOC132124376 gene encoding C-reactive protein-like isoform X3 yields MFVEVGLFFCLLSVTPVATEVGLGGKVLLFPTATDTSYVKLIPEKPLSLSAFTLCMRVATELQGKREIILFAYRTVNDDELNLWRESDGHLSLYIRSSDNAAFFRLPPLSTFQTHLCITWESETGLTAFWVDGRRSLYKFYKKGHLIRPGGTVLLGQDADAYVGGFDASQSFVGEITDVHMWDHVLSGSKIKAVYSNQETYDKGNVFDWDTIKYEIIGDVQVTTDN; encoded by the exons ATGTTTGTGGAAGTGGGTTTATTTTTCTGTCTGCTCTCTGTGACACCAGTGGCTACTGAAG tgggtcTTGGTGGTAAAGTGCTTTTGTTTCCAACTGCGACTGATACCAGTTATGTTAAACTCATTCCTGAAAAGCCACTGAGTCTTTCAGCATTTACTCTCTGCATGCGTGTCGCAACGGAGCTCCAGGGAAAGAGGGAGATCATTCTGTTTGCCTACCGCACAGTTAATGACGATGAGCTGAACTTGTGGAGAGAGTCTGATGGCCATTTGTCCTTGTATATTAGATCTAGTGACAATGCAGCATTTTTCCGTCTGCCTCCTCTCTCCACCTTCCAGACCCATCTGTGCATCACCTGGGAATCTGAGACTGGTCTTACTGCCTTCTGGGTGGATGGACGTCGCAGTTTGTACAAGTTCTATAAAAAAGGGCACTTAATTCGTCCTGGTGGCACCGTCCTGCTCGGCCAAGATGCTGATGCATATGTGGGTGGCTTTGACGCAAGTCAGAGCTTTGTAGGAGAAATTACAGATGTGCACATGTGGGATCATGTCCTCTCAGGCAGTAAGATTAAGGCGGTTTATTCAAACCAGGAAACATATGACAAGGGAAACGTGTTTGACTGGGACACAATCAAATATGAGATAATTGGCGATGTGCAAGTGACTACAGATAACTGA